A single window of Solanum dulcamara chromosome 5, daSolDulc1.2, whole genome shotgun sequence DNA harbors:
- the LOC129890598 gene encoding uncharacterized protein LOC129890598 — translation MTDRMHRYVMGLDHYLVDSCMVMASQPKMDIARLQAYVQRMENRYRGRQLDRDYDRVHHKRARYASHLGEFRGRQPHQQHNRYSSQSARSAPPQFTGRRFDSTRFSGDGCGRGRGGASSSSGPSNRIYALATRQELEALHNVVIDELPGLPPKREIESAIDVLPDTQLIYIPLYRIAPTELKELKEQLKDLLEKGFIRYPLPRINDLFDQLQGAKCFSKIDLWSGYHQVRVKEADIPKTTFRTRYRHYKFRVMSFGLPNAPTVFMDLRNIMFKPFLDLFVIVFIDDILVYSRSEEEHENHLRMVLRVLQHQKLHSKFSKYEFWFTLVAFLGHIIGVDGVRVDTQKIEMVKTWPRPMTPTKVRSFLGLRSNTRSLKDYYNRWRFRLGSRRLTKSAHFLLVRTTYSAKDYARLYVKEIMRLHRMAPYETLYRRKYRSPIGWFKVGKTKMIGPDMIQEAVDKVKLIQERLLVAQSWQKSYADN, via the exons ATGACTGATAGGATGCATCGGTATGTGATGGGGTTGGATCATTATctggttgatagttgtatggtAATGGCCTCCCAGCCAAAGATGGATATTGCTCGGTTACAGGCGTATGTCCAAAGGATGGAAAATCGATACAGAGGGCGTCAGCTCGATAGAGACTATGACAGAGTCCATCATAAGAGAGCTAGGTACGCTAGCCATCTGGGGGAATTTCGAGGCAGGCAGCCTCACCAACAGCACAATAGATATTCCTCTCAGTCAGCAAGGAGTGCACCCCCACAGTTCACTGGTAGGAGATTTGATAGTACCAGGTTTTCAGGAGATG GCTGTGGTAGAGGTCGTGGTGGAGCTTCTAGTTCTAGTGGTCCTTCGAACCGCATATATGCTTTGGCTACTAGACAGGAGCTGGAGGCATTACATAATGTGGTTATAG atgaactcccaggcCTTCCGCCTAAGCGAGAGATAGAGTCCGCTATAGACGTATTACCAGACACTCAACTAATATATATTCCTCTTTATAGAATAGCACCCACAGAATTGAAGGAGCTGAAGGAGCAATTGAAAGATCtattagaaaaaggcttcattag GTATCCTCTCCCTAGGATcaatgatctatttgaccagttgcagggtgctaagtgTTTCTCGAAAATAGACCTGTGGTCAGGTTATCACCAAGTGCGGGTAAAAGAGGCAGACATTCCAAAGACTACATTCAGGACCCGATATAGGCATTATAAGTTCAGAGTGATGTCCTTCGGGTTACCCAATGCTCCAACAGTATTTATGGATTTGAGAAACATAATGTTCAAGCCATTTCTTGACCTcttcgtgattgtattcattgatgatattctggtctattcacgatcagaaGAGGAGCATGAAAATCACTTGAGAATGGTACTTAGGGTGCTTCAGCACCAGAAATTGCATTCTAAGTTTTCTAAATATGAATTCTGGTTCACTttagtagcattcttggggcatattattggtGTTGATGGTGTACGGGTAGATACACAGAAGATTGAGATGGTGAAGACTTGGCCGAGACCTATGACACCTACTAAAGTACGTAGTTTTCTGGG GTTAAGGTCGAACACCAGAAGCCTGAAGGACTATTATAATAGATGGAGATTCCGACTTGGAAGTAGGAG gctgacaaaatcagcccactttctTCTAGTCaggactacatattcagctaaggATTATGCTAGGTTGTACGTGAAGGAGATAATGAGACTTCACAGG atggcaccgtatgaaACCTTGTATAGGAGGAAGTATAGATCACCTATTGGCTGGTTTAAGGTCGGTAAGACCAAGATGATAGGCCCAGATATGATTCAGGAGGCtgtggataaagtgaagcttattcaggagagattattagtaGCCCAGAGTTGgcagaaatcatatgcagataattgA